A stretch of DNA from Lentisphaerota bacterium:
CGCTCCGCTGCGGCGCCGAGGTCTTCCATGCGCTGAAAACGCTGCTGCTCCGCCACGGGTACGCCACCGGCGTGGGCGACGAGGGCGGCTTCGCGCCCAGTCTGAAATCGAACGAGGAGGCGTGCGAGTTGATCGTCGCCGCCATCGCCGCCGCCGGCTATGCCCCGGGCCGCGATGCGGCGATCGCCCTCGACCCCGCCGCCAGTTCCTTCGCCTCGAACGGGGCGTACCATCTGGCCAAGTCGGGGCAGGGGACCCTGAGCCGCGCCGGGATGATCGCCCTCTACCGCGACTGGACCGCCCGGTTTCCCATCGTCTCGATCGAGGATGGGCTGGATGAGAACGACTGGGAGGGGTTCCGCGCGCTGACCGCCGCCATCGGCGGAGCCGTGCAGATCGTCGGCGATGATCTCTACGTCACCAACCCCCGCTTCATCGCCCGCGGCATCCGCGAACGAGCGTCCAATGCCGTGCTCATTAAACTCAATCAGATCGGCACCGTCACCGAAACACTGGAGGCGGTCCGCCTGTGCCGCGAGGCCGGCTGGGGTGCCATCATCTCGCACCGTTCGGGGGAGACGGAGGACACCTTCATCGCCGATCTCGCCGTGGCCATGGGCTGCGGCCAGATCAAAACCGGCTCGGTCTGCCGCGGCGAACGGACCGCCAAATACAACCGGCTCCTGGAGATCGAGGCCGAGCTCGGCGGGGCGGCTGAGTTTTCAAACCCGCTGGCAACCCGTCAGGGCGGCGGCTGACCGGTCAGGACAGCGCGGATCTGATCGGCCGCAGCGAGAATGCGCGGACCGGGCCGGCAGACGATGTCGGGGTCGAAGGCGTCGTAGACGTGACCGTCCTTGATGGCTTGGAGCGTCCGCCAGCCCGTCATGCCGCGCAGACGGCCGAGGGTCTTGCCAGAGGGGTCCGCGCCAAAAGAGAGGATGACGTCGGGATTCTGACGCAACACCCATTCTTCGGAGACGGCGAAATAGTCCCGGTCGATTTCGGAGGTGATGACGCGGCCGCCGGCGAGGGTCACCAGGTCGGCGATGAACGAAGGCCGACCGACCGTCATCAGCGGCTCCCACCAGACAAGCACGAGCACCGATGGCGGCGTGGCGGAGCGGCCTTCCGCATCGCGACGACGCGCCGCCACGCCGGCGCGGATCTCGTCCGCGAGGTGGACCGCCTCGTTGGTGCGGCCTGAAATGCGCCCGACCGCCAGCACCGCATCCGGAATGTCGTCGAGGCGCGCGCAGGGGATTCGCTCGCTGCTCCAGCCGATCCGAGTGAAAAGCTGGGACAGGGACGGATCCTCGATATCCACGCTCAAGATGTGGGTCGGCTTTTGAGCGGCCAGGGCCTCAATGGAGGGTTTGCCAAAGCCGCCAACCACCGGCACGGCTGCGGCCTCGGGCGGGTAGTTGCAGACATCGGTGCGGCCAACGACGCAACCGTCGGCCCCGATGGCGAAGAGTATCTCGGTCAGCGACGGCGCGAGCGAGACAATTCGCGGGGTGCGGCCGTCGCTCCCGGATTCCGCAACCGGCGTCCGTGGCCGACAGGCCGCAAACCCCAGCAACGCCACAAGCGGCGCCAGCCGAATGAAGCGGGATCGAGAAAGGTGTGAAAAAAGGCTGTTCATGGAATAGGTGCGCGTGCGGGTGTAGGGTATACCACCCGCCTCGCAGCGGTCAAGGAAACGCAGTGAAAAGATTCGGGAACAAAAACCGCGCCACCCGCGTCTAAACAAAGCGTGCGGCATGATGGGCATGCGGCAACAGGAGATGGACAATTCCGCCGGAGCGGCGTATGCTGTCTCCCATGGAGAGTAGAATAATGAGCGTCAGCTCCAATAACCCCCCCGCGAGGGACGTATCAGGAACGAGGCATCGTGTGACACGAGGAGTTCAATCATGAGAAATCATTCCCTATTCCAGTCTTCCGCCGGGCTCGCGCTGATTGCGGCCGCAGTCCTGCTGTGGCCGGTTGCGGCTTCGGCCAGGATCAAGCTGATCACCCTGCCGCTGCGCGAACGGGTGGAAATCCAGCTCGATCATCCCAACGCCACGCTCGTTGAGGAAGAGCGCATGGTCCCCCTGGTCAAGACCATCAACGCCGAAGAGCCCAATCAGGTGGATTTTTCCTGGGCCAATACCGCCATCGATCCGCAGACCATCGTGTTCCGCGTGATCGGGCCGGCGGAGGGCGTCCGCAACGCCGGCATGGACGTCAAGGTGCTTTCCGTCAGCTATCCGCCGGGTGAACAGGCGCTGGTCTGGCAGGTGTCGGCCAGCCAGAGCGGCGCGGCGCGCGTGCGCATCAGCTACATCCTGGGCAACCTGTCCAAGAGCTTCAACTACCGCGCCGTTGCCGCCAACGATGAGCGGACGCTGGTCCTCAGCCAGTACATGCGGCTGCAAAACATGGCCAATGAGGAGTTTCTTTCGAATTTTGCCGCCGACAAGGGTGCCAACCTCTGGGCGGGGTGGGGGAGGACGTTCACCCGCCCGGTGGGCATCAATGAGACCAAGGAGATGCTGGTCGAGAAGTTTCCTCGGGTGCCGGTGCGCAAGACCTATACCTGCAATCCGGCGGAGTTTGACTATCTGGATCGCCCGCAGAACAAGCTGCGCGTCCCCATGCACTATGTCCTGAAGAACGACAAGGCCAACAACCTCGGCACGGGGCCGTTGCCATTCGGCAAGGTGCGCATCTTTATCGAGCCCAAGGATCCACGGGATCTGGCCATGTCCGCCACCTTCTTGGGCGAGGACTGGGGCCGGTTCACGCCGCTGGATGATGAACTGAGGCTCTACCTCGGCGTGGCGCAAGACATCGTGGTCACCCGCACCATCGATAAGAGCGAGCGCCGCCGCGTGGCGGGCAACCTCTATGACCACGAGGTCGTCATCAAGTACGAGATCGAGAATTTCAAGGACAAGCCGGTTGTGCTCGATATCAAGGAGAACCTCCGCTACGTCCGGCGCGAAATCCCCAATGTCGGCGACACCGGCCGCGATGTCCAGTGGGAAATCCTCCCCGCGACCGACCTCGAGGGCGGCGTGGACAAGGAGAAATCCACCTTTGAAGAGGTGCTGTTCCATATTCCGCTCCCCGCGCGCGACACGAGCGGCAAGGCCGAGAAACGGGTCCGCAAACTGCACATCCTCTTCCACAACGAATGGTGAGCGCCGTCCCTGCGCCTCTTGGAGGTATCTTATGAAACGCCAATCCGCCGCTTTTCTGATGACCGCGCTGCTGCTCGTCTCCGCCGCGCCCCGCCTGGCCACGGCCCGCAATGTGGATCTCTCCACCGTGCCGCGCCGCGACACGGTGCAGTTGACCATCTACAACAGCGAAGACCTGACGCTGGTGCGGGAGATGCGCACGCTCACGTTCAAGAAGGGGCTGAACGGCCTGCAGTTCTCGTGGGCCAACACGCTGATCGACCCCTCGTCGGTCGAGATCCGGTTCTTGTCCCAGGCCGACAAGCTCAGCCTGCTGGACACCACCTATCCACATGACAAGCCGCAGATGCTCTCCTGGAATGTGGTCAGCGAATTCGACGGCGATGCCACCGTGGAGATCACCTACTTCACCAGCGGCATCACCTGGAGCGCCGACTACCTGCTGACGAGCGATGCGGATGAGAAGAGCCTCGCCTTCGAGGGGTTCGTGCGGGTGACCAACAACAGCGGC
This window harbors:
- a CDS encoding phosphopyruvate hydratase, coding for MSETIHSVQGLEVLDSRGNPTVRVCVTLQGGARAAAAVPSGASTGVNEAVELRDGDPARYGGKGVRQAVGAVNTVLAPLLKGRCAADQAEIDRLMIACDGTPNKARLGANAILGVSMAVARAAALAAGQPLYRWLGGGAAARLPVPMMNILNGGKHADTCVDFQEFMVMPVGAPTFAEALRCGAEVFHALKTLLLRHGYATGVGDEGGFAPSLKSNEEACELIVAAIAAAGYAPGRDAAIALDPAASSFASNGAYHLAKSGQGTLSRAGMIALYRDWTARFPIVSIEDGLDENDWEGFRALTAAIGGAVQIVGDDLYVTNPRFIARGIRERASNAVLIKLNQIGTVTETLEAVRLCREAGWGAIISHRSGETEDTFIADLAVAMGCGQIKTGSVCRGERTAKYNRLLEIEAELGGAAEFSNPLATRQGGG